Proteins encoded within one genomic window of Odocoileus virginianus isolate 20LAN1187 ecotype Illinois chromosome 2, Ovbor_1.2, whole genome shotgun sequence:
- the SLC25A25 gene encoding mitochondrial adenyl nucleotide antiporter SLC25A25 isoform X3: MFQMLWHFLSSFFPRAGCQGSREGSGNEVRGTPAPARRDQMPSFLGKQDGRTEATEKRPTILLVVGPAEQFPKKIVQAGDKDLDGQLDFEEFVHYLQDHEKKLRLVFKSLDKKNDGRIDAQEIMQSLRDLGVKISEQQAEKILKRIRTGHFWGPVTYMDKNGTMTIDWHEWRDYHLLHPVENIPEIILYWKHSTIFDVGENLTVPDEFTVEERQTGMWWRHLVAGGGAGAVSRTCTAPLDRLKVLMQVHASRSNNMCIVGGFTQMIREGGARSLWRGNGINVLKIAPESAIKFMAYEQIKRLIGSDQETLRIHERLVAGSLAGAIAQSSIYPMEVLKTRMALRKTGQYSGMLDCARKILAREGMAAFYKGYVPNMLGIIPYAGIDLAVYETLKNAWLQRYAVNSADPGVFVLLACGTMSSTCGQLASYPLALVRTRMQAQASMEGAPEVTMSSLFKQILRTEGAFGLYRGLAPNFMKVIPAVSISYVVYENLKITLGVQSR; encoded by the exons ATGTTTCAGATGCTGTGGCATTTTCTGTCGAGCTTTTTCCCCAGGGCTGGGTGCCAAGGCTCCAGAGAGGGCAGCGGGAATGAAGTCAGAGGCACCCCGGCCCCGGCTCGGAGAGACCAGATGCCAAGCTTTTTGGGGAAGCAGGACGGAAGGACTGAGGCCACGGAAAAGAGACCCACCATCTTGCTGGTGGTTGGACCTGCAGAGCAATTCCCTAAG aaaatcGTACAAGCTGGCGACAAAGACCTCGATGGGCAGCTAGACTTCGAAGAGTTCGTCCATTATCTCCAAGATCAcgagaagaaactgaggctggtgTTCAAGAGTTTGGACAAAAAGAATGATG GGCGGATCGACGCCCAGGAGATCATGCAGTCCCTGCGGGACCTGGGAGTCAAGATATCTGAGCAGCAGGCAGAGAAAATCCTCAAGAG AATACGAACGGGCCACTTCTGGGGCCCTGTCACCTA CATGGACAAAAACGGCACGATGACCATCGACTGGCATGAGTGGCGAGACTATCACCTCCTGCACCCCGTGGAGAACATCCCTGAGATCATCCTCTACTGGAAACACTCCACG ATCTTTGATGTGGGTGAGAATCTGACAGTCCCCGATGAGTTCACGGTGGAGGAGAGGCAGACAGGGATGTGGTGGAGGCACCTGGTGGCCGGCGGCGGGGCAGGAGCTGTTTCGAGAACCTGCACAGCCCCCCTGGACAGACTCAAGGTGCTCATGCAG gtCCACGCCTCCCGCAGCAACAACATGTGCATCGTGGGTGGGTTCACCCAGATGATTCGAGAAGGAGGAGCCAGATCACTATGGCGGGGCAACGGCATCAACGTCCTCAAAATCGCCCCTGAGTCGGCCATCAAATTTATGGCCTACGAGCAG ATCAAACGCCTCATTGGGAGTGACCAGGAGACGCTGAGAATTCACGAGAGGCTTGTGGCAGGGTCCTTGGCAGGGGCCATCGCCCAGAGCAGCATCTACCCCATGGAG GTCCTGAAGACCCGGATGGCCCTGCGCAAGACAGGCCAGTACTCGGGCATGCTGGACTGTGCCAGGAAGATCCTGGCCCGAGAGGGCATGGCTGCCTTCTACAAAGGCTACGTCCCCAACATGCTGGGCATCATCCCCTACGCTGGCATAGACCTGGCTGTCTATGAG ACGCTCAAGAATGCCTGGCTGCAGCGCTATGCAGTGAACAGTGCAGACCCTGGAGTGTTTGTGCTCCTGGCCTGTGGCACCATGTCCAGCACCTGTGGCCAGCTGGCCAGCTACCCACTGGCCCTGGTCAGGACCCGGATGCAGGCCCAAG CCTCCATGGAGGGCGCTCCCGAGGTGACCATGAGCAGCCTCTTCAAACAGATTCTCCGGACCGAGGGGGCCTTTGGCCTGTACCGGGGGCTGGCCCCCAACTTCATGAAGGTGATCCCAGCCGTGAGCATCAGCTATGTGGTGTATGAGAACCTGAAGATCACCCTGGGCGTGCAGTCGCGGTGA
- the SLC25A25 gene encoding mitochondrial adenyl nucleotide antiporter SLC25A25 isoform X4 has product MFQMLWHFLSSFFPRAGCQGSREGSGNEVRGTPAPARRDQMPSFLGKQDGRTEATEKRPTILLVVGPAEQFPKKIVQAGDKDLDGQLDFEEFVHYLQDHEKKLRLVFKSLDKKNDGRIDAQEIMQSLRDLGVKISEQQAEKILKSMDKNGTMTIDWHEWRDYHLLHPVENIPEIILYWKHSTIFDVGENLTVPDEFTVEERQTGMWWRHLVAGGGAGAVSRTCTAPLDRLKVLMQVHASRSNNMCIVGGFTQMIREGGARSLWRGNGINVLKIAPESAIKFMAYEQIKRLIGSDQETLRIHERLVAGSLAGAIAQSSIYPMEVLKTRMALRKTGQYSGMLDCARKILAREGMAAFYKGYVPNMLGIIPYAGIDLAVYETLKNAWLQRYAVNSADPGVFVLLACGTMSSTCGQLASYPLALVRTRMQAQASMEGAPEVTMSSLFKQILRTEGAFGLYRGLAPNFMKVIPAVSISYVVYENLKITLGVQSR; this is encoded by the exons ATGTTTCAGATGCTGTGGCATTTTCTGTCGAGCTTTTTCCCCAGGGCTGGGTGCCAAGGCTCCAGAGAGGGCAGCGGGAATGAAGTCAGAGGCACCCCGGCCCCGGCTCGGAGAGACCAGATGCCAAGCTTTTTGGGGAAGCAGGACGGAAGGACTGAGGCCACGGAAAAGAGACCCACCATCTTGCTGGTGGTTGGACCTGCAGAGCAATTCCCTAAG aaaatcGTACAAGCTGGCGACAAAGACCTCGATGGGCAGCTAGACTTCGAAGAGTTCGTCCATTATCTCCAAGATCAcgagaagaaactgaggctggtgTTCAAGAGTTTGGACAAAAAGAATGATG GGCGGATCGACGCCCAGGAGATCATGCAGTCCCTGCGGGACCTGGGAGTCAAGATATCTGAGCAGCAGGCAGAGAAAATCCTCAAGAG CATGGACAAAAACGGCACGATGACCATCGACTGGCATGAGTGGCGAGACTATCACCTCCTGCACCCCGTGGAGAACATCCCTGAGATCATCCTCTACTGGAAACACTCCACG ATCTTTGATGTGGGTGAGAATCTGACAGTCCCCGATGAGTTCACGGTGGAGGAGAGGCAGACAGGGATGTGGTGGAGGCACCTGGTGGCCGGCGGCGGGGCAGGAGCTGTTTCGAGAACCTGCACAGCCCCCCTGGACAGACTCAAGGTGCTCATGCAG gtCCACGCCTCCCGCAGCAACAACATGTGCATCGTGGGTGGGTTCACCCAGATGATTCGAGAAGGAGGAGCCAGATCACTATGGCGGGGCAACGGCATCAACGTCCTCAAAATCGCCCCTGAGTCGGCCATCAAATTTATGGCCTACGAGCAG ATCAAACGCCTCATTGGGAGTGACCAGGAGACGCTGAGAATTCACGAGAGGCTTGTGGCAGGGTCCTTGGCAGGGGCCATCGCCCAGAGCAGCATCTACCCCATGGAG GTCCTGAAGACCCGGATGGCCCTGCGCAAGACAGGCCAGTACTCGGGCATGCTGGACTGTGCCAGGAAGATCCTGGCCCGAGAGGGCATGGCTGCCTTCTACAAAGGCTACGTCCCCAACATGCTGGGCATCATCCCCTACGCTGGCATAGACCTGGCTGTCTATGAG ACGCTCAAGAATGCCTGGCTGCAGCGCTATGCAGTGAACAGTGCAGACCCTGGAGTGTTTGTGCTCCTGGCCTGTGGCACCATGTCCAGCACCTGTGGCCAGCTGGCCAGCTACCCACTGGCCCTGGTCAGGACCCGGATGCAGGCCCAAG CCTCCATGGAGGGCGCTCCCGAGGTGACCATGAGCAGCCTCTTCAAACAGATTCTCCGGACCGAGGGGGCCTTTGGCCTGTACCGGGGGCTGGCCCCCAACTTCATGAAGGTGATCCCAGCCGTGAGCATCAGCTATGTGGTGTATGAGAACCTGAAGATCACCCTGGGCGTGCAGTCGCGGTGA
- the SLC25A25 gene encoding mitochondrial adenyl nucleotide antiporter SLC25A25 isoform X6, whose translation MLCLCLYVPLIGEAQTEFQYFESKGLPAELKSIFKLSVFIPSQEFSTYRQWKQKIVQAGDKDLDGQLDFEEFVHYLQDHEKKLRLVFKSLDKKNDGRIDAQEIMQSLRDLGVKISEQQAEKILKRIRTGHFWGPVTYMDKNGTMTIDWHEWRDYHLLHPVENIPEIILYWKHSTIFDVGENLTVPDEFTVEERQTGMWWRHLVAGGGAGAVSRTCTAPLDRLKVLMQVHASRSNNMCIVGGFTQMIREGGARSLWRGNGINVLKIAPESAIKFMAYEQIKRLIGSDQETLRIHERLVAGSLAGAIAQSSIYPMEVLKTRMALRKTGQYSGMLDCARKILAREGMAAFYKGYVPNMLGIIPYAGIDLAVYETLKNAWLQRYAVNSADPGVFVLLACGTMSSTCGQLASYPLALVRTRMQAQASMEGAPEVTMSSLFKQILRTEGAFGLYRGLAPNFMKVIPAVSISYVVYENLKITLGVQSR comes from the exons ATGCTCTGCCTGTGCCTCTATGTGCCCCTCATCGGGGAGGCCCAGACCGAGTTCCAGTACTTCGAGTCCAAGGGGCTTCCTGCCGAGCTGAAGTCCATCTTCAAACTCAGCGTCTTTATCCCCTCCCAGGAGTTCTCCACCTACCGCCAGTGGAAGCAG aaaatcGTACAAGCTGGCGACAAAGACCTCGATGGGCAGCTAGACTTCGAAGAGTTCGTCCATTATCTCCAAGATCAcgagaagaaactgaggctggtgTTCAAGAGTTTGGACAAAAAGAATGATG GGCGGATCGACGCCCAGGAGATCATGCAGTCCCTGCGGGACCTGGGAGTCAAGATATCTGAGCAGCAGGCAGAGAAAATCCTCAAGAG AATACGAACGGGCCACTTCTGGGGCCCTGTCACCTA CATGGACAAAAACGGCACGATGACCATCGACTGGCATGAGTGGCGAGACTATCACCTCCTGCACCCCGTGGAGAACATCCCTGAGATCATCCTCTACTGGAAACACTCCACG ATCTTTGATGTGGGTGAGAATCTGACAGTCCCCGATGAGTTCACGGTGGAGGAGAGGCAGACAGGGATGTGGTGGAGGCACCTGGTGGCCGGCGGCGGGGCAGGAGCTGTTTCGAGAACCTGCACAGCCCCCCTGGACAGACTCAAGGTGCTCATGCAG gtCCACGCCTCCCGCAGCAACAACATGTGCATCGTGGGTGGGTTCACCCAGATGATTCGAGAAGGAGGAGCCAGATCACTATGGCGGGGCAACGGCATCAACGTCCTCAAAATCGCCCCTGAGTCGGCCATCAAATTTATGGCCTACGAGCAG ATCAAACGCCTCATTGGGAGTGACCAGGAGACGCTGAGAATTCACGAGAGGCTTGTGGCAGGGTCCTTGGCAGGGGCCATCGCCCAGAGCAGCATCTACCCCATGGAG GTCCTGAAGACCCGGATGGCCCTGCGCAAGACAGGCCAGTACTCGGGCATGCTGGACTGTGCCAGGAAGATCCTGGCCCGAGAGGGCATGGCTGCCTTCTACAAAGGCTACGTCCCCAACATGCTGGGCATCATCCCCTACGCTGGCATAGACCTGGCTGTCTATGAG ACGCTCAAGAATGCCTGGCTGCAGCGCTATGCAGTGAACAGTGCAGACCCTGGAGTGTTTGTGCTCCTGGCCTGTGGCACCATGTCCAGCACCTGTGGCCAGCTGGCCAGCTACCCACTGGCCCTGGTCAGGACCCGGATGCAGGCCCAAG CCTCCATGGAGGGCGCTCCCGAGGTGACCATGAGCAGCCTCTTCAAACAGATTCTCCGGACCGAGGGGGCCTTTGGCCTGTACCGGGGGCTGGCCCCCAACTTCATGAAGGTGATCCCAGCCGTGAGCATCAGCTATGTGGTGTATGAGAACCTGAAGATCACCCTGGGCGTGCAGTCGCGGTGA
- the SLC25A25 gene encoding mitochondrial adenyl nucleotide antiporter SLC25A25 isoform X5, with amino-acid sequence MLCLCLYVPLIGEAQTEFQYFESKGLPAELKSIFKLSVFIPSQEFSTYRQWKQKIVQAGDKDLDGQLDFEEFVHYLQDHEKKLRLVFKSLDKKNDGRIDAQEIMQSLRDLGVKISEQQAEKILKSMDKNGTMTIDWHEWRDYHLLHPVENIPEIILYWKHSTIFDVGENLTVPDEFTVEERQTGMWWRHLVAGGGAGAVSRTCTAPLDRLKVLMQVHASRSNNMCIVGGFTQMIREGGARSLWRGNGINVLKIAPESAIKFMAYEQIKRLIGSDQETLRIHERLVAGSLAGAIAQSSIYPMEVLKTRMALRKTGQYSGMLDCARKILAREGMAAFYKGYVPNMLGIIPYAGIDLAVYETLKNAWLQRYAVNSADPGVFVLLACGTMSSTCGQLASYPLALVRTRMQAQASMEGAPEVTMSSLFKQILRTEGAFGLYRGLAPNFMKVIPAVSISYVVYENLKITLGVQSR; translated from the exons ATGCTCTGCCTGTGCCTCTATGTGCCCCTCATCGGGGAGGCCCAGACCGAGTTCCAGTACTTCGAGTCCAAGGGGCTTCCTGCCGAGCTGAAGTCCATCTTCAAACTCAGCGTCTTTATCCCCTCCCAGGAGTTCTCCACCTACCGCCAGTGGAAGCAG aaaatcGTACAAGCTGGCGACAAAGACCTCGATGGGCAGCTAGACTTCGAAGAGTTCGTCCATTATCTCCAAGATCAcgagaagaaactgaggctggtgTTCAAGAGTTTGGACAAAAAGAATGATG GGCGGATCGACGCCCAGGAGATCATGCAGTCCCTGCGGGACCTGGGAGTCAAGATATCTGAGCAGCAGGCAGAGAAAATCCTCAAGAG CATGGACAAAAACGGCACGATGACCATCGACTGGCATGAGTGGCGAGACTATCACCTCCTGCACCCCGTGGAGAACATCCCTGAGATCATCCTCTACTGGAAACACTCCACG ATCTTTGATGTGGGTGAGAATCTGACAGTCCCCGATGAGTTCACGGTGGAGGAGAGGCAGACAGGGATGTGGTGGAGGCACCTGGTGGCCGGCGGCGGGGCAGGAGCTGTTTCGAGAACCTGCACAGCCCCCCTGGACAGACTCAAGGTGCTCATGCAG gtCCACGCCTCCCGCAGCAACAACATGTGCATCGTGGGTGGGTTCACCCAGATGATTCGAGAAGGAGGAGCCAGATCACTATGGCGGGGCAACGGCATCAACGTCCTCAAAATCGCCCCTGAGTCGGCCATCAAATTTATGGCCTACGAGCAG ATCAAACGCCTCATTGGGAGTGACCAGGAGACGCTGAGAATTCACGAGAGGCTTGTGGCAGGGTCCTTGGCAGGGGCCATCGCCCAGAGCAGCATCTACCCCATGGAG GTCCTGAAGACCCGGATGGCCCTGCGCAAGACAGGCCAGTACTCGGGCATGCTGGACTGTGCCAGGAAGATCCTGGCCCGAGAGGGCATGGCTGCCTTCTACAAAGGCTACGTCCCCAACATGCTGGGCATCATCCCCTACGCTGGCATAGACCTGGCTGTCTATGAG ACGCTCAAGAATGCCTGGCTGCAGCGCTATGCAGTGAACAGTGCAGACCCTGGAGTGTTTGTGCTCCTGGCCTGTGGCACCATGTCCAGCACCTGTGGCCAGCTGGCCAGCTACCCACTGGCCCTGGTCAGGACCCGGATGCAGGCCCAAG CCTCCATGGAGGGCGCTCCCGAGGTGACCATGAGCAGCCTCTTCAAACAGATTCTCCGGACCGAGGGGGCCTTTGGCCTGTACCGGGGGCTGGCCCCCAACTTCATGAAGGTGATCCCAGCCGTGAGCATCAGCTATGTGGTGTATGAGAACCTGAAGATCACCCTGGGCGTGCAGTCGCGGTGA
- the PTGES2 gene encoding prostaglandin E synthase 2 — translation MAHAVRALWPHGRAVAWRLGDRPALGLHAQGRAGFTRAAGGSGPAATARKGGPRLLGAAALALGGALGLYHTARWHLRAQDLRAERSASQLSLSSRLQLTLYQYKTCPFCSKVRAFLDFHALPYQVVEVNPVRRAEIKFSSYRKVPIVMAQEGESLQQLNDSSVIISALKTYLVSGQPLADIITYYPPMKAVNDQGKEVTEFCNKYWLMLDEKEAQRMYGGKEARTEEMKWRQWADDWLVHIISPNVYRTPAEALASFDYIVKEGNFGTVEGAMAKYVGAAAMYFISKRLKRRHHLRDDVREDLYEAANKWVAAVGKDRPFMGGQKPNLADLAVYGVLRVMEGLEAFDDLMRHTHIQPWYLRVEKAIAEAPQ, via the exons ATGGCCCACGCTGTACGGGCGCTGTGGCCCCATGGGCGGGCTGTGGCCTGGAGGCTGGGCGATCGGCCGGCGCTGGGACTCCACGCTCAGGGCCGGGCCGGCTTCACCAGGGCAGCGGGAGGCTCAGGCCCCGCCGCTACGGCCCGCAAGGGGGGTCCACGGCTTCTGGGGGCGGCGGCGCTGGCCCTGGGTGGCGCCCTGGGACTATACCACACGGCGCGGTGGCACCTGCGTGCCCAGGACCTCCGCGCAGAGCGCTCGGCCTCACAG CTCTCCCTGTCCAGCCGCCTGCAGCTGACGCTGTACCAGTACAAAACGTGTCCCTTCTGCAGCAAGGTCCGCGCCTTCCTCGACTTCCACGCCCTGCCCTACCAGGTGGTGGAGGTGAACCCCGTGCGCCGGGCCGAGATCAAGTTCTCCTCCTACAGGAAGGTGCCCATCGTTATGGCCCAGGAAGGAGAGAGCTTG CAACAACTGAACGACTCCTCTGTCATCATCAGCGCCCTCAAGACCTATCTGGTGTCGGG GCAACCCCTGGCGGACATCATCACCTACTATCCACCCATGAAGGCGGTGAACGACCAGGGCAAGGAGGTGACCGAGTTCTGCAACAAGTATTGGCTCATGTTGGATGAGAAGGAGGCCCAGCGGATGTATGGGGGCAAGGAGGCCAGGAC GGAGGAGATGAAGTGGCGACAGTGGGCGGACGACTGGTTGGTACACATCATCTCCCCCAACGTGTACCGCACGCCGGCCGAGGCCTTGGCCTCCTTTGACTACATTGTCAAGGAGGGCAATTTTGGGACCGTAGAGGGCGCCATGGCCAAGTACGTGGGCGCAGCTGCCATGTACTTCATCAGCAAGCGGCTCAAGCGCAG GCACCACCTCCGGGATGACGTGCGGGAGGATCTCTACGAGGCTGCCAACAAGTGGGTGGCAGCTGTGGGCAAAGACCGGCCCTTCATGGGCGGCCAGAAGCCGAACCTGGCTGATCTG GCAGTCTACGGCGTGCTGCGTGTGATGGAGGGTCTGGAGGCCTTTGACGACCTCATGCGTCACACTCACATCCAGCCCTGGTACCTGCGGGTGGAGAAGGCCATCGCCGAGGCCCCCCAGTGA